ATATATCAATTGAACtattcgccataaagagacattctggagaaaattatcataaattgttgcCAAATCTCTCATCCGTCCAAGAAgttgattatttatattcattttacaATACGAACGTGATGACTGTATTTTTATTGTTGCCAGATCTCTAATTTTTTCGGCAGCTTGATGATTTCGAAATGATTTTCATGGTTTGATAATAAGTGCgaacttttttgtttctcaaaattttaaatactgtAACATGAAGGTTGTATTTACCGTGTTACGTTCCGTAAAACTCGAATGTTGTATTTACACTGTTGCCAAATGCCCGCTTTTTTCCGACAACAAatttttacagttttaaaattcattttacatGTTGAGTCTATGTACAGTGCTGCaagattttctattttctcagTCAAATCTTCGTTTCTTAACGTTTTATACTAAATACTATATAGGTGAAATATTTCCTGCTTTTATAGTTACATTATTGTCTTATTTACTATTATTTCCGAcgatatttcgaatttttctcttataaatttccatttgttaaaattttgagatatgttGTTGtcatatttcgtattttttcgctaatatatatttttaattcgttttttgacattgaaaatagaaaagagagtatattaacaaaaaaaatattcaaaaagtctGAATTGCTTTTTCTTTCATGGGAAGAattcgaaagaaaaaatatagtacAATTAAATGAACCACCACAGCACACTCGATGGCTGGAAACATATTGTACAAAAGGGGAACATAAGGGCAACGGCAATGGCAATATGTTGCCGTTATACGGATTATTTCCTAACATTCGGGTCTGTTGTGCCGTAATCTGGAATCATACTCACACATATGCTCGATGACAAAGTCGACTCATATATACactattaatttttcaacatacttataaagaacaatttaaaaatgattttctagcatctttaacatattttttaatagtttaagTTAATTTGTTAGCATGGAGGCAATTCTTACTTATATAAATCATTGGCATAAAACGCAGTCTACAAGAAAAGCCTTTTATTTGATGAAATCTACAAAGAATGGAACTCAAACAAAAATTCTGTATTCTtttaagaaaatagttttcaaaaattaaacaataatgAACATATAGCGGAATCTGAAGGAGTAACTATAGCCCAGGTTCAGGTAATTGCGAATCCTAACCCATAACGAGATTCAGACCACAATTTTCGAACGTCGCGTCCAATTTTCGCTGAACATTTCGAATTTTAAACAAGAATTATCAATGAGCTACACACTTAGTCGGATTTGACTACGACTTGATCAACTcaatcagtttccgaacaatcAGATAGGATTATCTCCATGATAGTTTTCGTAAATCCCTTGAATTTACTTAAATGCTCTacacatttgaaaataaagcaaaGAAAAGTGTTGATGCACCTAATATTTTCCCGAAATCAATTGCGGTGAGCCTAACCAAGTATTTTGTAAGTCAAAAATTCCACCGATGTCTGGAGAAGTGACCACAAAAGATAAAGCGGACTTGTTGAGTCGATGTTTGCTTCAAATTCAACTCTTGATTCGCGGGAAAAACTACCACCCAGCCTGTCTGAAGTTGGTAAATCTATGCCAGATTGAAAAATTGCTTGGGTTCAACCTATACCAATAACTATCATCTCATTGCTTTAGTCCCATTGCTAAGgtcataatattgaaatatcttGTCTTCTAACATAATCAGCGACCTTCGGAAACATAGATCAACCGGGTTTGTAGTCCTCACTTATTGATTGGCTTAATGGCTTTCTCACAGACTGATCCATCCAGGTTGCTATCGATGAACACACCTTGgaaaggtttgaggtcaacgctgATGTTCCCTAGGGATGCATCTGTTCATCTACTTTCTTTATCATGTAAATCAACGATCTAGTCGACAAAACTTCAAACCCGATCTATAGACTCACCGACAATAGCATAGTGGGGTTTTCGTTCAAATCAACCGCCCCAGAAACTCGACTAACACCCAAATCCGTAAGCAACAACAGATCACCACAATCAATATCAATCATGGAAACATTTTGGACTGGGGTGGAAGCGATTGGATTGAAattaatgcagcaaagacccaggcttctgtttttacaaagaagagTGGccaccatcaccgcaaattcgcttgttggggATGGAAGCAATAGTCACGTAATCAATTTAACGATGGCAGCTTCACAAGAACTTAAAGCTCTGCTGAAATTGAACAAACCCTGAAGATGCTCGATTCAAAACAAAAGATAAGATAAGTTCGAcctataggcgatccagagttgaccagaaacttggacatcttagagcatagaagataTGATGCTGTTTTACTGATACTACtattgcaagacctactcgataGGAAGAATGGGCTCATGAACACCGATTTCgtctgcagacgcccagaacttCAATTTTTCGGGAATCTTTTTTTTGGAGAAATGTGGAATCAGTTACCAAGGTACGTCTTTTCCTAATACTACAACCTACAGATgttcaatatcaatatcacCACAGGCATCTCCATACGGCAGGTACCACTCCAATTACTGGAGTGTAAAAGAGTTGACCCTCTTGTAAGTAGGTCacaaaaacattgaaaagaAAAAGCATTCGTCAAACCTTAGCTTCGACAACATATTtaaacaggaccggcttcacgtcTATATCAGTGGACGAATGCTTTCAAGATGCTGGACGATCCtttaaatctttaaattttcttaaGATTAGTATCGATTTGAAACTTTTAaggtttatttttcaatccTTATCTATAGGGAGCAATAAACTAATCTAAGATACACCAACAAACTTGTTAGCTTAATGTTAATTAACAATGGCGCGACATTAAGCATCCACTAATTATTATCGTTATCGTTAAAACAataaacgaaaaaccatcagcaacaagatttttcaaaatgaacaaatgttcaatattatataaaatattgaacaaaaattgataaagataaaattttttccaggAATTAGTccatttttggtattaggttcaaaattattaagttaggttagattaaatcaggttaagttaggttaggcgCTCGATTCACGCATTTGAAGTACAGCTctttctaaattaaaaattttttactgtcGACGATAcaactaaaaatttgttcaatttttaggGTCCCATTCAGGACATAAAATTTTCTGCGTTATTGAATCTTGCACAGATCAATTAGATTCAGTAATTACACCACCAATATTGGTGATATATATACCCTAAAAATGAATGAAGATACAAATTCACCCCAATGATCATCCTTTAGGGATACACCCCAATACGCCCTTCGCCCTTCTATCGGGCATATATCATAGTTAAAAAGCGTTAAAGGCGGAGATATACTGTCAAACCATAGACGTacgttttggaaaatatttaaataatatgttaACAAATCTATTGTCTTGTGACCTTCAATAAATAACCACCAAATTATTCTAAGACTAATTGATCTAAAGTTTCATCATaactaaatgtttttaaaataaataataattttcactttctaatacagtggtttTAGTACCAAAAACtcttaaaaaacataatattggATATAGAGAATCCCAAACCAAAATTGAAACTAcgtaactgaaaattttattatatagctAGTCCTGCAGAAAATTGACGTGACTTAGATCCGGTGAACTTGCAggtcaatttaaatatttctaaaacattTCTAGCCACTGTACAAGTATGGAAAGGTGTCTTGTCATGCATAAATATATGTCTATCTTCAGATGTAACTTTAATAACTGGTTTAATGGGTTTCTTTCAACCATAATACCgtagaaacgtttttttttcatctaatttgAGATGAGATCTGACAGACTCATTTCTAGCTCTATCATCATATAATCGATAGTTTCTTGTGAAAAATAGAACATTTTAGATTTTGGAAACTAGTTATCTCCAAGAGAAAATAGTTCTcgaaacacaattttttttatttattattacagagCTGGCTAAAGAAGCAACGATTTTTAAGTAGAAACATTTCTTAATTCGTTTTgctaaaattacaatttttgggAAACGAAGGTATGAACTTCGATCCAATAGAATGATCCATTATGTAAACAAAGTTCTTAAAAATAGTCAACAATTCCTTGAACGTGTTCTTTAACTTATTGCTCCATATTCACCCTTGACGATTCACCCCAGTTTTATCTGATCATCTGCACCTGTAGCCAATGTACAGACTACAGAGGGTGGAAAAAATGAGATGATCGCTGGATCCGACCACGTGGCGCACTTATCATAGACGTAGAAACTGTATTTTGTAGAAGGGTACAGAATACTTGAGAATAAACTATTAGATGCATAAAGATGGATCGGTCAATTGAAAGACTAGTAATcaagatttaaaaacaaatattagacGTCCTAAAATCATTTGGCGTAAAGGGtcattttataatataagtATTAGCTTTGGTTTGTACAGAAAGCGAATCATTTCgggaataaatttgataatgttcAAATCGTCCAAAGTCCAGAAAAAAGTCGGGAGACATGGgagataatttgtataaaaactaTGCGTTTAAAAATGACCAATGATGTGTTCGTGAAATTGCCTCTTCCTGCTGGAACCTAGACCATTTCATTCTTCATCTCTTTAACTCCTCTTCTAAGCACAGAACGTATCGAACCGAATAAATAGTAACTATGGCCTCGTTATTTTCGAAAAACGTCCAATAATGCCAGGAAAGAGTCAAGAacatacaatacttttattttttctcggTGTATAGGAAGCTGGTAGTTAAAATGTGAATAACTTGGAGTCCAGTTGTATAGgttttgtttattgattttcattttctttttttccctAAAATAATTAACACTGAGCAAAATTTTCACGTAGAGTAAAATCAATTGCCTCGACATGGAATTTTGGTTCAAATTCGTTTCTTTCACGATTGATTCGTAGCTCACTAGTTTGACTCTCCTAGACTTCTGTCTACTGCTTTCCAACATTTTCTGATGTCTTCACACTGCGTCTGTGGACAGGGTGCTTCTTGTCCATTAAGTTTGTAGTCCATCTGAAGTTTCTCAACTATCTGGAGATTGTGTTTCAGTTCGGAACAGCTTCCATGTCGACCAACATTAAATTATCGCTAATAGATACACAATCGATGTTGCAGTTTCTACGACTTCCTAGTGCTGACTAAACGAAATGGAGAGAGtgagggagagagagagagaaatctaaatataaagtatacaaaagaaaactatgataaacaacaatattacgtttgaaaatcatttgaagAAGTTAGCACTGCTATTTAGTTTGAGTAAGTATCTAACAGATCTCGTATCTATTATAAAGATTCACTCAAATTGAGTAACACCACTCGTACCTCAGGAGGGAAGGGCATTTAGGAGATGGTACTCAACAAgagcataataaactgtttgaAGAAGTCTCGGCAGTTAGCACTGCTATTTAGtttgagtaaatatctaacagctctcttttgtggTTTGAATATTCGCTCAAATTAAGTCGCACCACActccccagaagggaagggcatttGGTGAAGGGAAGAGATTTGCATTGGTCAAGGGAAGAGGTTAATACTAAAACGAGATTTTTTGGTTGTCTCATATCAAGAATTTGAAGAGATTAAGTCTGGCAGAAACTGTTGAGATAAAATTCTGTTGTTTGGTGAGGATAAAACTCTAATTTACTAAGCTTTAGAGTAGATTACTAGCTTAAACCAAAAGGTGTGAAAATATGAAACCTCGTTGAAACCAGCTTAAATACCGGAGTTTATGAGAACACTGAAGCTGGATGACGAGCTATTTATATAGGGACCATCATCAACTAGATCTTAACTCCGTTTTATCGATCTATTTGAAACGagattcattcaaatttatacaaatacaaGATCGTATGTGAAAAACAAttagaatattttgtatatgtttacctagttttttttgtttcagattatTTGTAAAAACGTGTCTGGGTTGTTCGGAGAGAGTTTCACCAGATGAATTAGTGATGAGAGCTAGcgataacatttttcatttacgATGTTTTGTATGCGTCGTTTGCGGAATTAGATTACAAAAAGGTGATTTATATGTCATCAAACAAGGACAATTATTTTGCAGGACAGATTACGAAAAAGAAGTAGAAATGATGCAGGGATTCGGATAtggtaagaaaatatttttttctaaatattactctgtttaataattgttttattaactacacttttattatttgtttcaatgtAATAAAATCATTGATATTTTCACAGGTGAATTTATTTGCGATGATTTTCTACAAACTAGTAGATCGCATGATGGACGTAGGGGACCTAAACGACCAAGAACTATTTTAACCACCCAACAACGTAGAGCTTTTAAAGCTTCTTTTGAAGTTAGCCCCAAGCCTTGTCGAAAAGTTAGGGAAAATCTAGCTAAAGATACTGGTTTGAGCGTTCGAATCGTTCAGGTTGTTCAAGATTTTCCACTTTgggtctataacttaattcgtgcgaTTTGATTACATCGTTCCAATATTCCGAACCTGCATTGGAAAGTTACTGTTTTTGTATACATCTTTTCAGTATATATCATTCATTTGAAGCGTTAAcgacaataatttattttcactcAAATACGTCGAAATTTGTTcatgaaaaagtgtttttgcgggaagtttttcttcattacgttaatatgaagaaaaatactgacgaaagtcatcgtattttggtgaaagtttatggtgaacatgctttagctgagcgaacgtgccaaaagtggtttgcacgatttaaaagtggtgattttggcttggaagacCATGGACGTCCTGGACAGCCAAAACAGTTTGAGGATAACCAACTGGAAGCATTACTCTATGAAGATTGTTGCCAAACACAAGAAAAACTAGCAAAATCATTGGGTGTCACTCaagcagccatttcaaaacgtttaaaagcagctgtatatattcaaaagcaaggaaaaAGGTGTTCCACATGAACTGAAGCCGAGAGACGTCAAAAGGCGgaattgttactggtgatgaaaaatgcaTCCATTACTACAACCCCAagcgcaaaaaatcatatgtgaaatccGGTCAACCAGCCAATTCAACGGTAAAGCCGATATCCATGGCGCGAAGGTAATGCTGAGATGCTAAATCCGGGTGACACGAGGCAATAATTTTCCTCTCGGCCCCACGTTGCTATTCTGGttaagaaatatttggaaaacagtggatgggaAGTTTTACCTCACCCGCCTTATAGCCAAGACATTGCtccttctgactaccatttATTCTGGTCGATGCCCTCACTGGAAAACGGTTCACATCAgagcaaaatatcaaaaattggcttgattcattcttggctgTCAAGCCAGCTCTGTTCTtttgggatgggatccacaaattgccagaaagatAGAAAAGATCTTAGTTTTAGATAGGCAATACTTTGCATAATACttttgtacatgtttttcttaaataaacgttcaaattaaaaaaaaaaaccgcATGAAATAAGTTATAGACCACAATAATGCAAATGCAAAAACTGTGATAATTGTAGGTATGGTTTCAAAATCAACGTgctaaaatgaagaaaatgcAAAAGAAGGTCAGACAAGAGAATAAAGGAACCAAAGACGTGGAAAAGGATGAAAAGAAATTGAGCGTCAAAGAGGAAGAACAAAGTATGAATGTAGTTAAATTTTAAAGAGAAAAAGCGcttgaattaaagttttattttattttaaattaggGGGATTTAATTAGGTATCAGCTTATAAAAACTGCAATTAATAGATCTATTTACCTGATATCTGACTCATCTTTAAACTCAGTATCGAAATATTCCAGGAAATCGGTTGTAAACgtgaataatataattaaaagtataatactaataataaaaaatcaaacttgAGAAAGTCAATTATTATGGATGTTAATTCGGAAACTTTTCTCTTATTTAAcattttatcgataatttggattgattttttaaatgtttttcaggTCCTCAATCTACACCATATTTCCAAGACAGCTGTAGTGATAAcgaagcaacaatcgatgataatttacttcaaaatacctccaataataattttcttcatgttAAAGAAGAACTGGATAACGACAGTCCATACTTTAAATTCAATAGCAATTTGCCTGTACACGTATTTACTGGtaagtttttcaattattaagacGAAAGTAAGAAAACAAAAGTGGCACCCATTTCTTCTAAGAGTGTActtcttgtttttatatttaaaaaatctttgcTAGCTCAACCTAAACTAACCTCAACTCAATAAAACCTAAAGTAAcagttataaatttgaaattctctTTGAATGGCattagaaaagaaataaaacggAACTTGGCCTTCAAAGTAATCACTAATGCACTCAAACATACTTTTGACAACATATATAAAACTTCTAAGAACTGTCAAAATTTGTTACTTTCGGAATCGATTGCAAAACGTCCTTAAATAACCAACACGTCCACAAAACGTACTCTTTTTAAGATCTCCTTCATTCGGAGAATAAAATAAGTCCGATCGAGCTCCTGATGGACTTTCCTTCGACTTTTGACAGCTATACTTATAGAATGTAGCTTCAAATCGGGATCGAACTCCTAGCATCAGGTCTCCTCCCCTGCGATCTAACCAAACGATTTGCTTTCTAATTGTCTGACGATATGGGCAACCTTTCGGGAACAGACCTTCCTCTTACCCAACTTTTTACGGAAGATGGTACGAATAAAAAGTATTCCTCCGCCATGAATTATAGTCAGTCGCCGATTTATTGGCGGCATGTTTCGTACTCGTTTAATCGTGACTGGTGTTTTGTTTGTCGGGACGTAAGCACATTTTGTGGTGACGTTCACCAACATTTTATGTGTCTTCGCAAATATCACAGTGCTCCATTGCATGGTGACAGACACTACTCAAACCGATTACTTTCGATTGATAGCGGCGGGTTTTCCAATGACAGCCATGAGACTTTTTGGTAGGTAGCAGTCTCTGGATCGTCACATCCAAACACGTGTTGCGGTTAGGATACAACTTTTTAGACATACCTCGTACTACATATTTATGGTTGTGATTAAGTTCAACGAGAATCTCTATCTGTTGATATTTATATGGTAGTTAGAGTTagagaaagataaattttattttaggtttAGAAATCAGCAAGCGccgtaatgaaaattattcgaGTTCCGATGAACAATCGATTTTTATGCAGCCTCCAGTAGAGCATCAAAACATTCCGCAGAACTCGAACTGTAGCTTGAATCCCATAGATAGACTTTATTCCATGCAGAGCTCTTACTTTTGCGCAGATGATCAAATGGAGCCCTAAACAGATTATAAATAGAAACCAactgttaaaaacaaaaaaagtgattCATCTGTAAATTGATGAAATGTATGAATATGTAACCACATATTTAGCACTATATTGGAATTAttacgaatttttaaatatacatatttcaaattacctttttttttcttaaccCTACAATAATTTTACTTCATTCTTATTTGTGAATTGATAAACACCAGATGATATATGAAACATCATCTTCTTATGAAGCATCATCTTCTAATGCAGCATCATGTTCTAATGAAGCATCATCTTCTAATGAAGCATCATCTTCTAATGAAGCATCATCTTCTAATGAAGCATTATCTTCTAATGAAGCACCATC
The sequence above is drawn from the Diorhabda carinulata isolate Delta chromosome 6, icDioCari1.1, whole genome shotgun sequence genome and encodes:
- the LOC130895167 gene encoding LIM/homeobox protein LMX-1.2; the encoded protein is MAAGVGLTSGGICGVCCRPITDRFLLRIMDVSYHETCVQCCACGDHLIHTCFVKDSKLYCRLDYDRLFVKTCLGCSERVSPDELVMRASDNIFHLRCFVCVVCGIRLQKGDLYVIKQGQLFCRTDYEKEVEMMQGFGYGEFICDDFLQTSRSHDGRRGPKRPRTILTTQQRRAFKASFEVSPKPCRKVRENLAKDTGLSVRIVQVWFQNQRAKMKKMQKKVRQENKGTKDVEKDEKKLSVKEEEQSPQSTPYFQDSCSDNEATIDDNLLQNTSNNNFLHVKEELDNDSPYFKFNSNLPVHVFTGLEISKRRNENYSSSDEQSIFMQPPVEHQNIPQNSNCSLNPIDRLYSMQSSYFCADDQMEP